A single region of the Myxococcota bacterium genome encodes:
- a CDS encoding ABC transporter permease — protein sequence MRGLLDLLRQTASSMRAHALRFALTTLGIFWGATMLVYLSAAALGMETNFSDSLERTGPKNVWGFTGAVIKEHAGERGARPLTLELEDVERLEALDLVEAATSETQLRNVLVRSEFGSRLLSVMGMDEDGLEIRRFEMEHGRVFRRLEAESGARVAVLGAESAARLFDRRPPVGAWIRLNGVPFRVIGVARRKGDQLVNMGPRDDNLVVVPTQAAFRWLDRGATVRRFVATPRHRDESSESIRAMRSVTALHHGFQPDSEIALDFVDIKEVWNILDALFTGLKAFLISASVVTLLVGSVGVMNIMLVVVGERVQEIGLRKALGAKDKAIFALFLAESVAISLMAGLLGGATGIGLVRLTQLAADHGEFGLVRPVVDWTLVGVGLSVLGAVAVIAGTIPALRAARTSPSESLRSV from the coding sequence GTGCGCGGACTCCTCGATCTCCTCCGACAGACGGCGAGCAGCATGCGTGCGCATGCGCTGCGGTTTGCGCTCACCACCCTCGGAATCTTCTGGGGTGCCACGATGCTCGTCTATCTGTCGGCGGCCGCCCTCGGCATGGAGACGAACTTCTCGGACAGCCTCGAGCGCACCGGCCCGAAGAACGTCTGGGGCTTCACGGGCGCCGTGATCAAGGAGCACGCTGGCGAACGGGGAGCCCGGCCGCTCACCCTCGAGCTCGAGGACGTCGAACGCCTCGAAGCGCTCGATCTGGTCGAAGCGGCCACCTCCGAAACCCAGCTCCGCAACGTGCTCGTGCGGTCCGAGTTCGGCTCTCGCCTCCTCTCGGTGATGGGGATGGACGAGGACGGCTTGGAGATCCGGCGCTTCGAAATGGAACACGGGCGCGTGTTTCGGCGCCTCGAGGCCGAGAGTGGGGCGCGCGTGGCGGTGCTGGGTGCCGAGAGCGCGGCGCGGCTCTTCGACCGAAGGCCGCCCGTGGGCGCGTGGATCCGCCTCAACGGAGTTCCGTTTCGCGTGATCGGTGTTGCCCGACGGAAGGGGGACCAGCTCGTCAACATGGGCCCCCGCGACGACAACCTCGTCGTCGTGCCGACCCAGGCGGCTTTTCGCTGGCTCGATCGTGGTGCGACCGTTCGGCGCTTCGTGGCGACCCCGCGACATCGCGACGAGTCGAGCGAGAGCATCCGGGCAATGCGATCCGTCACGGCGCTGCACCACGGATTCCAACCGGACTCGGAAATCGCCCTGGACTTCGTCGACATCAAGGAAGTCTGGAACATCCTCGATGCCCTCTTTACCGGGCTGAAGGCGTTCCTCATCAGCGCGAGCGTGGTCACGCTCTTGGTCGGATCCGTGGGCGTGATGAACATCATGCTCGTGGTCGTGGGCGAACGCGTGCAGGAGATCGGGTTGCGCAAGGCCCTGGGTGCAAAGGACAAGGCGATCTTTGCACTCTTTCTCGCGGAGTCCGTCGCCATCTCGCTGATGGCCGGGCTATTGGGCGGCGCGACCGGGATCGGATTGGTGCGACTCACCCAACTCGCCGCCGACCACGGAGAGTTCGGGCTCGTCCGTCCGGTCGTCGATTGGACGCTCGTCGGGGTCGGGCTGTCGGTGCTGGGCGCGGTGGCCGTGATCGCCGGGACCATCCCCGCCCTGCGGGCGGCGCGCACCTCCCCCTCCGAGTCGCTGCGCTCCGTCTAG
- a CDS encoding SGNH/GDSL hydrolase family protein produces the protein MGPTSIARVIRPHLFVATCLMGLLSLLGASSAHAQFSDVYVFGDSLSDTGNGCTVLAIAGYAPGRCSNGDVWSEQFAEMIGNDAEASILGGTNFAFGGDETEDLSIQIFAFALTQLFGQADPNALYVIWLGGNDILGIPSSPTATQDAVDNIIDGIQDLIGMGAQHFLIVNLPDIGRAYGDFELPAGSGSVFTPTERDAVSALSLDFNARLATALAAEPIPTLYTLDIGGLVEEIFANPSAFGLAPEGIDTTSDDTDFAIPCLIDVPCSLDPQGPVSDGFFLFDAIHPTTVAHEVIAIRAAVAVPEPVRWATVASGALVVGLLARRRTRAAKRR, from the coding sequence ATGGGCCCTACCTCGATCGCGCGCGTGATCCGACCCCACCTCTTCGTCGCGACCTGTCTCATGGGTCTGCTCTCGCTCCTCGGCGCGAGTTCTGCCCACGCTCAGTTCAGCGACGTCTACGTCTTCGGCGACAGCCTCTCGGACACTGGCAACGGTTGCACCGTGTTGGCGATCGCCGGCTATGCCCCCGGGCGCTGCTCGAACGGCGACGTCTGGTCCGAGCAGTTCGCCGAGATGATCGGGAACGATGCCGAGGCCTCGATCCTGGGTGGCACCAACTTCGCGTTCGGCGGCGACGAGACCGAGGACCTGTCGATTCAGATCTTCGCCTTCGCGCTGACCCAGCTCTTCGGGCAGGCCGATCCCAACGCCCTCTACGTGATCTGGCTCGGCGGCAACGACATCCTCGGGATCCCCAGCTCGCCGACGGCGACCCAGGACGCAGTCGACAACATCATCGACGGCATCCAGGACCTGATCGGGATGGGCGCCCAGCACTTCCTGATCGTGAACCTGCCCGACATCGGGCGCGCCTACGGCGACTTCGAGCTGCCCGCGGGCAGCGGAAGCGTCTTCACCCCCACCGAACGCGACGCGGTCTCCGCGCTGAGCCTCGACTTCAACGCGCGCCTCGCAACCGCGCTCGCGGCCGAACCGATCCCGACGCTCTACACCCTCGACATCGGGGGGCTCGTCGAGGAGATCTTCGCCAACCCGTCCGCCTTCGGTCTGGCACCCGAAGGCATCGACACCACGAGCGACGACACGGACTTCGCGATCCCCTGCCTGATCGACGTGCCCTGCTCCCTCGATCCCCAGGGCCCCGTCTCGGACGGCTTCTTCCTCTTCGATGCGATCCACCCCACGACGGTCGCCCACGAAGTGATCGCGATTCGGGCCGCCGTCGCGGTCCCCGAGCCCGTGCGCTGGGCGACGGTCGCGTCCGGCGCCCTCGTCGTCGGCCTGCTCGCGCGCCGCCGAACGCGCGCTGCGAAACGGCGCTAG